The nucleotide sequence TTGAACTTTATATTCGTCAAAACCTAAGTGTGTTTTAAGATATTTGTAATTAGTTTCAATGTTCCATCTATATAGATAGTATTTTATTATAGCTTTATTACTAAGTTCTATGTCTGTAGACATTAGATATACTGGTTCTTTAAAGCTGTCCCCATCAACTTCATAGCAAATTAAGGCTAATGCATTTTCAATCTTTGAAACTTTGCCTTCGTATTTATATACTCTATAATCCTTACCTTCGACGGTAACTACATCTAAGGTAGATGGATTTATATATTTAGCAAATTCCTTAATTTGCATTGAAATTCCTAATGGAGAGATTTTTCTATTAGATTTTAAAGCCCCAATAAAGTTAAAACCTTTTAAAATACAACCATTAATTAACTTTTCGCTAGTGTACCAACTATCAGTAAGACAATATATTTTATCGCAGTTAGAAGGTTTTTCAAAAGAATTAATAAAACCTAAAGCTATATCTGGTTTACTCATAAATTTTTTATTATGATTTTTGCAGTTTTCTTCGTTAAAATAAGACTTATAGTTTAGCGGAATAGACATATCCTCTGCTACAAAATTAGAAGTAACTACACAGTGGGACCAAAGATTTTTACCTTCTGTATGGCAATGATTATAGCTTAATCCTTGCATCTTCTTTGCTTGAGTTTTTGGATTAACAGTATCATCTATAACTAAGAATCCTACGGATTTAGGCTTTATGAGTTTATTAAAATGTAGTTTTAAATAATTAATACGATTTCTATCTATGAGACTATCGTCCCATTTAGAGTTACTCAAAAATCTATATATGGAACTGCTG is from Haloimpatiens massiliensis and encodes:
- a CDS encoding IS701 family transposase — protein: MPSKFTNHIVSINDELYNYLNDVNYGMSKPQFHHISTIINGLINLDGTKSLLKISEYILAAKSSSSIYRFLSNSKWDDSLIDRNRINYLKLHFNKLIKPKSVGFLVIDDTVNPKTQAKKMQGLSYNHCHTEGKNLWSHCVVTSNFVAEDMSIPLNYKSYFNEENCKNHNKKFMSKPDIALGFINSFEKPSNCDKIYCLTDSWYTSEKLINGCILKGFNFIGALKSNRKISPLGISMQIKEFAKYINPSTLDVVTVEGKDYRVYKYEGKVSKIENALALICYEVDGDSFKEPVYLMSTDIELSNKAIIKYYLYRWNIETNYKYLKTHLGFDEYKVQ